Proteins from a genomic interval of Poecile atricapillus isolate bPoeAtr1 chromosome 1, bPoeAtr1.hap1, whole genome shotgun sequence:
- the LOC131585082 gene encoding uncharacterized protein LOC131585082: protein MCFRQQNARFRRLRASFLHTTIINLRAEIKDPRAKEIIDSARKRFPGAAHGQPPPTAEAAFIPDEFAVFSCRAPKAFGTRPVRLLWARWPSGTGGLGGASRIAAAQTWTGMSVNKHEKRREVQRAGEALHKGVAGSRCPWRRGGSLGNLPPPWAGGESSDPHLSLVTANLSKPLSGRLLPLFETPILRLSLAPHAFSGGRSERPGRGCPAPLRPLPALASSSQGPSWGGRGGGGGGRGGGLSPWRRSLSRRGRRAVVESPLTQNAASPGRPVSSAAPPAPAPRLASRQSQHRAAIHLGDLVKINKPAKIH from the exons ATGTGTTTCAGGCAGCAAAATGCTAGGTTTAGAAGACTGCGAGCCAGTTTCCTGCATACTACTATAATTAATTTGCGTGCGGAGATCAAAGATCCGAGGGCGAAGGAAATAATCGATTCTGCCAGAAAACGCTTTCCCGGCGCAGCCCACGGTCAGCCGCCACCCACGGCAG AGGCTGCTTTTATCCCCGACGAGTTCGCTGTGTTCTCCTGCAGGGCACCCAAAGCCTTCGGGACTCGGCCggtgaggctgctctgggcgcGGTGGCCGAGCGGCACCGGCGGGCTCGGGGGAGCCTCTCGCATCGCCGCGGCCCAAACTTGGACTGGCATGAGTGTGAATAAACACGAGAAACGCCGCGAAGTTCAGCGGGCAGGAGAAGCGCTGCACAAGGGGGTGGCCGGGAGCCGCTGTCCCTGGCGCAGAGGGGGATCCCTCGGGAACCTCCCGCCACCCTGGGCCGGCGGGGAGAGCTCTGACCCTCACCTCTCTCTAGTCACCGCCAACTTGAGCAAGCCTCTATCGGGCCGGCTTTTACCCCTGTTTGAAACACCCATCCTTCGCCTCTCCCTCGCCCCCCACGCCTTCTCCGGCGGCCGGAGCGAGCGGCCTggccggggctgccccgctccgctccggcCGCTGCCTGCGCTCGCCTCTTCCTCACAAGGGCcgagctggggagggagaggaggaggaggaggaggaaggggaggggggcTGTCACCGTGGCGGAGGAGCCTTTCCCGGAGGGGTCGGCGGGCAGTCGTAGAGTCCCCGCTCACACAAAACGCCGCAAGCCCCGGGCGACCTGTCAGCTCCgccgcccccccggccccggctccccgCCTCGCCTCTCGCCAGAGTCAACACAGAGCTGCGATCCATTTGGGCGATttagttaaaataaataaacccgCGAAGATTCACTAG